A genomic window from Aestuariirhabdus litorea includes:
- the ccoN gene encoding cytochrome-c oxidase, cbb3-type subunit I, with translation MSTVTNTSSYNYKVVRQFAIMTVVWGIVGMAVGVLIATQLVFPDLNLEPYLTFGRLRPLHTNAVIFAFGGSALFATSYYVVQRTCQARLISDSLAAFTFWGWQLVIVLAAITLPLGITQAKEYAELEWPIAILIAVVWVCYAIVFFGTIMKRKSKHIYVANWFFGGFILTVAILHIVNNIVIPVNLWKSYSVYAGAQDAMIQWWYGHNAVGFFLTAGFLGMMYYFVPKQAGRPVYSYRLSIVHFWALVAIYIWAGPHHLHYTALPDWAQSLGMVMSLILLAPSWGGMINGMMTLSGAWHKLRTDPVLRFLVVSLSFYGMSTFEGPMMAIKTVNALSHYTDWTIGHVHAGALGWVAMVSIGCLYHLIPRLWGKDQMASISLINTHFWLATIGTVLYIASMWVNGITQGLMWRAVNNDGTLTYSFIESVQASEFGYVVRAIGGAFFLLGMLLMAYNTWVTVRNADPAKANAAAQMA, from the coding sequence ATGAGTACGGTAACCAATACTTCGTCCTACAATTATAAGGTCGTACGCCAGTTTGCCATTATGACGGTCGTTTGGGGGATCGTTGGAATGGCAGTTGGAGTCTTAATCGCGACCCAGCTGGTTTTCCCCGATTTAAACCTCGAGCCTTACCTGACCTTTGGCCGCCTGCGTCCGCTTCACACCAACGCAGTGATCTTCGCCTTTGGTGGTAGCGCCCTGTTCGCCACCTCCTACTACGTGGTTCAGCGCACCTGTCAGGCGCGCCTGATCTCCGATAGCCTGGCGGCATTTACCTTCTGGGGTTGGCAACTGGTCATCGTATTGGCCGCTATTACCCTGCCCCTGGGCATCACCCAGGCCAAGGAGTACGCTGAGCTGGAGTGGCCTATCGCCATTTTGATCGCAGTGGTCTGGGTGTGCTATGCAATCGTGTTCTTCGGCACCATCATGAAGCGCAAAAGCAAGCATATCTATGTCGCCAACTGGTTCTTCGGCGGTTTTATCCTCACGGTTGCCATACTTCATATCGTTAACAACATTGTGATTCCGGTTAACCTGTGGAAATCCTACTCCGTCTACGCAGGCGCGCAGGATGCCATGATCCAGTGGTGGTATGGCCACAACGCCGTTGGCTTCTTCCTGACTGCCGGTTTCCTTGGCATGATGTACTACTTCGTACCCAAGCAGGCAGGCCGCCCGGTCTACTCCTATCGCCTCTCCATCGTCCACTTCTGGGCCCTGGTTGCGATCTATATCTGGGCCGGCCCACACCACTTGCACTACACCGCCCTGCCCGACTGGGCCCAGAGCCTGGGTATGGTGATGTCCCTGATTCTGCTCGCTCCCTCCTGGGGCGGTATGATCAACGGCATGATGACCCTGAGCGGCGCCTGGCACAAACTGCGTACCGACCCGGTACTGCGCTTCCTGGTGGTATCGCTCTCCTTCTACGGCATGTCGACCTTCGAAGGTCCGATGATGGCGATCAAGACCGTTAACGCACTCTCCCACTACACCGACTGGACCATTGGTCACGTACACGCCGGTGCCCTGGGCTGGGTTGCCATGGTATCGATCGGCTGTCTTTACCACCTGATCCCACGCCTCTGGGGCAAGGATCAGATGGCCAGCATCTCCCTCATCAACACTCACTTCTGGCTGGCCACCATCGGCACCGTGCTCTACATCGCTTCCATGTGGGTGAACGGCATTACCCAGGGTCTGATGTGGCGTGCAGTCAACAACGACGGCACCCTCACCTACAGCTTTATCGAATCGGTGCAGGCCAGTGAGTTTGGATACGTTGTGCGTGCCATCGGCGGGGCCTTCTTCCTGCTGGGCATGCTCCTGATGGCTTACAACACCTGGGTCACCGTTCGCAACGCCGATCCGGCTAAAGCGAACGCCGCGGCTCAGATGGCGTAG
- a CDS encoding helix-turn-helix domain-containing protein, producing MSQPQPPCANHSRPQDEEKYVQCERCALFPLCDPVDVSDGQFNLIEGLLQRRVPIAPGEPLFSEGDSFGAIYAISAGAFKLTLPDEQGNEKVCGFSFSGELVGYSGMAVGRYPYTATAMEQSYVCEIPYQRLMDYAEKVPEIRNNLFTMLSMESFHSHLSFTMMMGRKNVDQRVSSFLVNLEQRTRRRGFNNPTLTLSMRRDDIANFLGLPKETLSRALSKFQQQGLIELDGRKLVLVDYQQLLNTAGLPGRDSEQASTLFP from the coding sequence ATGAGCCAACCTCAGCCCCCCTGCGCTAACCACTCCCGCCCTCAGGATGAAGAGAAGTACGTTCAGTGCGAACGTTGCGCCCTGTTCCCGCTCTGTGACCCGGTCGATGTGAGCGATGGACAGTTCAACCTGATCGAAGGCCTGCTTCAACGACGCGTCCCCATCGCCCCCGGAGAGCCGCTATTCAGCGAAGGGGACAGCTTCGGGGCGATTTACGCCATCAGTGCCGGCGCCTTCAAGTTGACGCTTCCCGATGAGCAGGGCAACGAAAAGGTCTGCGGCTTCAGCTTCAGCGGCGAGCTGGTCGGCTACAGTGGCATGGCAGTGGGACGCTACCCTTATACAGCGACGGCCATGGAGCAAAGCTATGTGTGCGAAATCCCCTATCAGCGGCTCATGGATTATGCCGAGAAGGTACCGGAGATCCGCAACAACCTCTTTACCATGCTCAGCATGGAGAGCTTCCACAGCCACCTGAGCTTTACCATGATGATGGGGCGCAAAAATGTCGACCAGCGGGTCTCCTCCTTCCTGGTTAACCTCGAGCAGCGGACCCGTCGTCGAGGTTTCAACAACCCTACCCTGACCCTGAGCATGCGCCGCGACGATATCGCCAATTTCCTCGGGCTTCCCAAAGAGACCCTCAGCCGCGCGCTCAGCAAGTTCCAGCAGCAGGGGCTGATCGAACTCGACGGTCGCAAGCTGGTGCTAGTCGATTACCAGCAACTTCTCAACACCGCCGGGCTGCCCGGTCGCGATTCTGAGCAGGCGTCAACCCTTTTCCCCTGA
- a CDS encoding antibiotic biosynthesis monooxygenase family protein, whose translation MIKVVIERNIAEGLGPHYEDAIKKTISGVVQAPGFISSESLKDIANANHRLVIINWANVQSWQMWEGSAQRRQLLEAIQPMLEGEEKITVLSH comes from the coding sequence ATGATTAAAGTAGTAATCGAAAGAAATATTGCAGAAGGACTAGGCCCCCATTACGAAGATGCCATCAAAAAAACGATCTCCGGTGTGGTACAGGCTCCCGGCTTCATCTCCAGTGAGTCACTGAAAGATATCGCCAACGCCAACCACCGCCTCGTGATCATCAACTGGGCGAACGTCCAGTCCTGGCAAATGTGGGAAGGCTCGGCTCAGCGCCGACAGCTGCTCGAAGCGATCCAGCCCATGCTGGAGGGCGAGGAAAAAATCACCGTCCTGTCACACTAG
- the tusA gene encoding sulfurtransferase TusA: protein MSFNPTHVLDASGLFCPEPVMLLHNKVREMEAGEVLEVIATDPSTTRDIPKFCAFLDHELLAQEQRDQKFFYYIRKG from the coding sequence ATGTCGTTCAACCCAACCCATGTTCTGGATGCCAGCGGACTCTTTTGTCCTGAGCCGGTTATGCTTTTGCACAATAAAGTGCGGGAGATGGAGGCGGGGGAGGTGCTGGAGGTGATCGCGACAGACCCCTCCACCACCCGTGATATTCCCAAATTCTGTGCGTTTCTCGATCATGAGCTGCTGGCGCAGGAGCAGCGGGACCAGAAATTCTTCTATTACATCCGTAAGGGGTGA
- a CDS encoding MATE family efflux transporter, whose product MQPIRRHRVLAELKQLSALATPIIAAQIATSGMGLVDTLMAGNYNATTLAAVAVGNSIWLPIFLFMRGLMMAIVPSVAHLVGAGKTGLLASTVQQSLWIAVVAGFGALILVRHAEIAFLWLEVTPAVALEASRYLDAFSWSFPAMALYLALSCYCEGRSQTKPGMVFAFAGFLLNIPANYALIYGGWGFPELGAAGCGYATALSAWLMLVCMGLYIALDNGHRSLGILARLSRPQLALIAPLVRLGIPIGISIFVEASIFSVIALLIGRLPTELIAGHQIALNVSAITYMVPLSIGLAMTVRVGQAAGSGDFQQARRAALTGIGLNTLLSSLSAVLLMLFSLQIVSLYSDNSAVLEVAAYLLLFAAAYQLPDALQVAAASSLRGYKDTRVPMLIVLISYWVIALPLGYTLGLTDRITEAMGPAGFWIGLLTGLSTAALLLGWRLQRVFRRYRGHPLRM is encoded by the coding sequence ATGCAGCCCATCCGGCGCCACCGAGTCCTGGCCGAACTCAAGCAACTGAGCGCTCTTGCCACCCCGATTATCGCTGCGCAGATAGCCACCAGTGGCATGGGGCTTGTCGACACGCTGATGGCCGGCAACTACAACGCCACCACCCTCGCGGCTGTCGCCGTAGGCAACAGTATCTGGCTGCCCATCTTCCTCTTTATGCGCGGGCTGATGATGGCTATTGTGCCCTCCGTTGCACATCTGGTGGGGGCAGGCAAAACGGGGCTACTGGCGTCCACAGTACAGCAATCCCTCTGGATTGCCGTGGTCGCCGGCTTCGGGGCCCTGATCCTGGTTCGCCATGCCGAGATCGCCTTCCTTTGGCTTGAAGTGACTCCGGCGGTCGCCCTGGAGGCCAGCCGCTACCTGGACGCCTTCAGCTGGAGTTTTCCCGCCATGGCGTTGTACCTGGCGCTCAGCTGCTATTGCGAGGGTCGCTCCCAAACCAAGCCCGGCATGGTGTTCGCCTTTGCGGGCTTCCTCCTTAATATCCCGGCCAACTACGCCCTCATCTATGGCGGCTGGGGTTTCCCCGAGCTGGGCGCGGCGGGCTGCGGCTACGCCACCGCCCTCTCGGCCTGGTTGATGCTGGTCTGTATGGGGCTCTATATAGCGCTGGACAACGGACACCGGAGCCTCGGCATTCTGGCACGACTCAGCCGCCCCCAGCTGGCGTTAATCGCACCGCTGGTACGGCTGGGTATTCCGATCGGTATCTCTATTTTTGTCGAGGCGAGTATCTTCTCGGTCATTGCCCTGCTGATCGGGCGCCTGCCCACCGAGCTGATCGCCGGTCACCAGATTGCCCTCAACGTCTCCGCCATCACCTACATGGTTCCCCTGAGTATCGGGCTGGCCATGACGGTTCGGGTGGGCCAGGCGGCGGGCAGCGGTGATTTCCAGCAGGCTCGGCGGGCGGCCCTCACCGGTATCGGGCTGAACACCCTGCTATCGAGCCTGTCCGCCGTGCTGCTGATGCTGTTCTCGCTGCAGATTGTCTCCCTCTACAGCGACAATAGCGCCGTACTTGAGGTGGCCGCCTACCTGCTGCTGTTCGCCGCTGCCTACCAGCTTCCCGACGCCCTGCAAGTGGCGGCCGCCAGCAGCCTGCGGGGGTACAAGGATACCCGCGTACCCATGCTGATCGTACTGATCTCCTACTGGGTGATCGCCCTGCCCCTCGGCTACACACTGGGTCTCACCGACCGCATTACGGAGGCCATGGGGCCAGCCGGGTTCTGGATTGGCCTGCTAACCGGGTTGAGTACAGCAGCTCTGCTGCTGGGCTGGCGCCTGCAGCGGGTATTTCGCCGCTACCGGGGTCACCCCTTACGGATGTAA
- the pdxB gene encoding 4-phosphoerythronate dehydrogenase PdxB, whose translation MKIVADENMPLVREFFSAWGEVVPVAGREITADQVADADLLLVRSITRVDKALLGQSAVRFVGSATIGTDHVDRQWLQQQGIGFSAAPGCNAAAVVQYVLSVLATLCDWRQCTLASLSVGIVGAGNVGGRLYRQLSALGVECRINDPFLEDPNLPLCSLDEVLERSDVVSLHTPLTRSGPFPTWHLIGESQLERLSTGALLINSGRGAVVEQAALLKVLNRRPDLRVALDVWETEPDVDLTLLERVDLATPHIAGYSLEGRLRGTEMVYQAACAFFDRPQSCTLQQLMPRPLLQALQLSCDTSPPESDDALGRRLGRLLYDVREDDLRMRQQLGASDQVALTFDRLRKNYPMRRENSSLSLSGAGSALSAGLQALGFTINPDKEESL comes from the coding sequence ATGAAGATAGTTGCCGATGAAAACATGCCGCTGGTCAGGGAGTTTTTCTCCGCCTGGGGCGAGGTGGTACCGGTGGCAGGGCGGGAGATTACAGCGGACCAGGTAGCCGATGCTGACCTGTTGCTGGTGCGCTCCATCACCCGGGTTGATAAGGCGTTGCTGGGGCAGAGTGCGGTGCGCTTTGTGGGGTCGGCCACCATCGGTACCGACCATGTCGACCGCCAGTGGCTGCAGCAGCAGGGCATTGGCTTTAGCGCTGCCCCCGGCTGCAATGCCGCGGCGGTGGTGCAGTATGTGCTTTCGGTATTGGCCACGTTGTGCGACTGGCGTCAATGCACCCTCGCGAGTTTGAGCGTTGGCATCGTGGGGGCGGGTAATGTCGGTGGGCGTCTTTATCGCCAGCTCTCCGCACTGGGGGTTGAATGCCGCATCAATGACCCCTTTCTGGAGGATCCGAACCTGCCCTTGTGTTCGCTCGACGAGGTGCTTGAGCGGTCGGATGTGGTCAGTTTGCATACCCCCCTGACCCGCAGCGGCCCCTTCCCGACCTGGCACCTCATCGGCGAGAGCCAGCTTGAGCGCCTGTCGACGGGGGCCTTGCTGATCAACAGCGGGAGGGGTGCGGTTGTCGAGCAGGCGGCGCTGCTCAAGGTGCTCAACCGGCGTCCTGATCTGCGGGTGGCGCTGGATGTGTGGGAAACCGAGCCCGATGTGGACCTGACGCTGCTTGAGCGGGTCGATCTAGCTACCCCCCATATTGCCGGCTATAGCCTGGAGGGGCGCCTGAGGGGAACCGAGATGGTCTATCAGGCCGCCTGTGCCTTCTTTGACCGGCCCCAGTCCTGCACGCTGCAGCAGCTGATGCCCCGGCCCCTTTTACAGGCGCTGCAGCTGTCTTGTGACACCTCTCCGCCCGAGAGTGATGATGCCCTGGGGCGTCGACTGGGACGCTTGCTCTACGATGTCAGGGAGGATGACCTGAGGATGCGGCAACAGCTGGGGGCCAGCGACCAGGTAGCGCTCACCTTTGACCGGCTGCGTAAAAACTACCCCATGCGTCGTGAAAACAGCAGCCTGAGCCTGAGTGGCGCCGGGAGCGCACTGTCAGCCGGGTTGCAGGCACTGGGGTTCACCATCAATCCGGATAAGGAGGAGAGCCTGTGA
- a CDS encoding ATP-NAD kinase family protein: MTGSTRVFRLGLIINPLAGIGGAVGLKGSDGEAIVDKALAMGAVPHAADRTRHALSAILPLKAQVKLLTYPREMGESLAREMGFEVEVLGQIESGHTTAADTERAARELQQVGVDLILFAGGDGTARNICHSVGEMQPVLGVPAGVKIHSGVYAVTPLAAGEVVRQLIAGDLVTIAEAEVRDIDEEAFREGRVRARYYGDLLVPRAHQYLQRVKQGGREVEELVLQDIAAGLIEEMEPDAFYVVGPGTTTRGLMEEMGLDNTLLGVDLVRDQLLLAADATAEQLLELTEGGELYIVVTAIGGQGHIFGRGNHQISPELIRRAGIDHIRVIATKSKLAELGGAPLQVDTGEPDLDAALSGHIRVITGYKDAVLYPVGLGKG; this comes from the coding sequence GTGACGGGATCGACACGAGTATTTCGACTGGGGCTGATCATCAACCCGCTGGCGGGCATTGGCGGTGCCGTTGGCCTCAAGGGCAGTGATGGAGAGGCGATTGTCGATAAGGCGCTGGCCATGGGGGCGGTCCCCCACGCCGCCGATCGTACCCGTCACGCGTTGTCGGCGATTCTGCCCCTCAAGGCACAGGTTAAGCTCCTCACTTATCCTCGTGAGATGGGCGAGTCGCTGGCGCGGGAGATGGGCTTCGAGGTTGAGGTGCTGGGGCAGATTGAGTCGGGGCACACCACCGCGGCCGATACCGAACGTGCTGCGCGTGAGCTCCAGCAGGTCGGGGTAGATCTGATCCTGTTTGCCGGCGGGGACGGGACGGCCCGTAACATCTGCCACTCAGTGGGGGAGATGCAACCGGTGTTGGGGGTGCCCGCAGGGGTCAAGATCCATTCGGGTGTCTATGCCGTGACCCCGCTGGCCGCCGGGGAGGTGGTGCGCCAGCTGATCGCCGGGGATCTGGTGACCATCGCCGAGGCGGAGGTCCGGGATATCGACGAAGAGGCGTTTCGCGAAGGACGCGTGCGCGCCCGCTACTATGGCGACCTTCTGGTTCCCCGTGCCCACCAGTACCTGCAGCGGGTCAAGCAGGGGGGGCGCGAGGTGGAGGAGCTGGTGCTGCAGGATATTGCCGCCGGCCTGATCGAGGAGATGGAGCCGGATGCCTTTTATGTGGTTGGTCCGGGCACCACCACCCGCGGTCTTATGGAGGAGATGGGGCTTGATAACACACTGCTGGGCGTCGACCTGGTCAGGGATCAGCTGCTGCTGGCGGCCGATGCCACTGCCGAACAGCTTCTCGAGCTAACCGAGGGGGGAGAACTCTATATCGTTGTGACCGCCATCGGCGGGCAGGGGCATATCTTCGGGCGCGGCAACCACCAGATCTCACCGGAGCTGATTCGTCGGGCCGGTATCGATCACATTCGGGTCATTGCCACCAAATCCAAGCTGGCCGAACTAGGGGGGGCTCCCCTGCAGGTGGACACCGGTGAGCCGGATCTGGATGCCGCGTTATCGGGGCATATCCGGGTCATTACCGGTTACAAGGATGCCGTGCTCTACCCGGTAGGGTTGGGAAAAGGGTAG
- the htpX gene encoding protease HtpX — protein MMRIGLFLITNLAVLLVLSIVMSLFGVDGRSTTGLLMIAAAFGFGGSLISLALSKTMALRSTGAKVIETPANSTERWLLETVSRQAKAAGIGMPQVAIYPAEDINAFATGMKRDDALVAVSTGLLNNMSQDEAEAVLGHEVSHIANGDMVTLALIQGVVNTFVIFIARIIANIISSVVSQNNEEGEGLGMFAYMGVVFVLEMLFGILASIVVAFFSRQREFRADIGGAQLAGREKMIAALERLRNNSEPHLEGSLVAFGINGKKSMAEFFMSHPPLEKRIAALRSVQ, from the coding sequence ATGATGCGTATTGGACTTTTTCTGATAACCAACCTCGCCGTGCTGCTCGTTCTGAGCATCGTCATGAGCCTGTTCGGTGTCGATGGTCGCAGTACCACGGGCCTGCTGATGATCGCCGCCGCCTTTGGTTTTGGTGGATCCCTGATCTCACTGGCACTCTCCAAAACCATGGCCCTGCGCTCCACCGGCGCCAAGGTGATTGAAACCCCCGCAAACAGCACTGAGCGCTGGTTGTTGGAGACCGTTAGCCGTCAGGCAAAAGCCGCCGGCATCGGCATGCCGCAGGTGGCGATCTACCCCGCTGAGGATATCAATGCTTTTGCCACCGGTATGAAGCGTGACGATGCGCTGGTCGCCGTCAGTACCGGCCTGCTGAACAACATGAGCCAGGACGAGGCGGAAGCGGTGCTGGGACACGAGGTAAGCCACATCGCCAATGGCGACATGGTGACCCTGGCCCTGATCCAGGGGGTGGTGAACACCTTCGTGATCTTTATCGCCCGCATCATCGCCAACATCATCAGCAGCGTTGTCAGCCAGAATAATGAAGAGGGTGAAGGACTGGGCATGTTTGCCTATATGGGCGTGGTCTTCGTGCTGGAGATGCTGTTTGGCATCCTCGCCAGCATCGTGGTGGCCTTCTTCTCTCGCCAGCGCGAATTCCGCGCCGACATCGGCGGCGCCCAGCTGGCCGGACGTGAAAAGATGATCGCCGCCCTCGAGCGCCTGCGCAACAACAGCGAGCCCCACCTGGAGGGGTCACTGGTCGCCTTCGGCATCAACGGCAAGAAAAGCATGGCGGAGTTCTTTATGAGCCACCCGCCGCTGGAAAAGCGCATCGCGGCCCTGCGTAGCGTTCAGTAA
- a CDS encoding pyridoxal phosphate-dependent aminotransferase: MKEIRKSGKLANVCYDIRGPVLQEAKRLEEEGHRVLKLNIGNPAPFGFDAPEEIIQDVIHNLPQSQGYCDSKGLFSARKAVMQDFQKKGVMDVGIEDIYIGNGVSELIVMAMQALLNNGDEMLIPAPDYPLWTAAVSLAGGKPIHYLCDEQADWYPDPEDIRRKITDKTRGIVIINPNNPTGAVYPPELLQELLQIAREHSLIIYADEIYDRILYDGTQHTSLAALADDLLIITFNGLSKSYRAAGFRSGWMVISGHRLPAASYIEGLDILANMRLCANVPTQFAIQTALGGYQSINDLVLPGGRLLEQRDRAWEMLNEIPGVSCVKPKGALYLFPRLDPKRYPIIDDQRMVLDLLRQEKILLVQGSAFNWPATDHFRIVTLPRVDVLEMAIERLGHFLKTYRQ; this comes from the coding sequence ATGAAGGAGATCAGAAAGTCTGGGAAGTTGGCTAACGTCTGTTACGACATCCGTGGTCCTGTGCTGCAGGAGGCCAAGCGGCTCGAAGAGGAGGGTCACCGGGTCCTGAAGCTGAACATCGGCAATCCCGCCCCTTTTGGTTTCGACGCCCCGGAAGAGATCATCCAGGATGTGATCCACAACCTGCCCCAGTCACAGGGCTACTGTGACTCAAAAGGGCTGTTCAGCGCCCGCAAAGCGGTCATGCAGGACTTCCAGAAAAAGGGGGTAATGGATGTCGGCATTGAGGATATCTACATCGGCAACGGTGTCAGTGAGCTGATCGTGATGGCGATGCAGGCACTGCTCAACAACGGCGACGAAATGTTGATCCCCGCCCCCGACTACCCCTTATGGACCGCTGCTGTCAGCCTGGCGGGCGGCAAACCGATCCATTACCTGTGCGACGAACAGGCAGACTGGTATCCCGACCCTGAGGATATTCGCCGCAAAATCACCGACAAGACCCGCGGCATAGTGATCATCAACCCCAACAACCCCACCGGGGCCGTTTACCCGCCGGAGCTGCTGCAGGAGCTGCTGCAGATTGCCCGCGAGCACTCGCTGATCATCTATGCCGATGAGATCTACGACCGGATTCTCTACGACGGCACCCAGCATACCTCGCTGGCGGCATTGGCCGACGACCTGCTGATCATCACCTTCAACGGCCTCTCAAAATCCTACCGCGCCGCAGGCTTCCGCTCCGGCTGGATGGTGATCAGCGGCCACCGCCTGCCCGCGGCCAGCTATATCGAAGGGCTCGACATTCTCGCCAATATGCGACTCTGTGCCAATGTGCCCACCCAGTTTGCCATCCAGACCGCTTTGGGGGGCTACCAGAGCATCAACGACCTGGTGCTTCCCGGCGGCCGCCTGCTCGAGCAGCGAGATCGCGCCTGGGAGATGCTTAATGAGATTCCGGGGGTCAGCTGCGTCAAACCCAAAGGGGCGCTCTACCTGTTCCCACGCCTGGACCCCAAGCGCTATCCCATTATCGACGATCAGCGGATGGTGCTCGATCTGCTGCGACAGGAGAAGATCCTGCTGGTACAAGGCAGTGCCTTCAACTGGCCGGCGACAGACCATTTCCGCATCGTTACCCTGCCCCGGGTCGATGTACTGGAAATGGCGATCGAACGCCTGGGACACTTCCTTAAGACCTACCGCCAGTAG
- a CDS encoding glutathione peroxidase, which yields MSTDLYSLKCRTINGEETSLEAFKDKVMLIVNTASRCGFTPQYKGLEALHQKYKDEGLVVLGFPCNQFRDQEPGDEGEIASFCEMNFGVSFPLFAKIDVNGDNAHPLFKQLKQAAPGLLGSQGVKWNFTKFLVAPGGQRVKRFAPLTKPARLEQEVEAMLRS from the coding sequence ATGAGCACTGACCTGTACAGCCTGAAGTGTCGAACCATCAATGGCGAGGAGACGAGCCTGGAAGCCTTCAAAGACAAGGTGATGCTGATCGTCAATACGGCCAGCCGTTGTGGCTTTACCCCGCAGTACAAGGGTCTTGAGGCGTTGCACCAAAAATACAAGGATGAGGGGTTGGTGGTTCTGGGGTTTCCCTGTAACCAGTTTCGTGATCAGGAGCCGGGGGACGAGGGCGAGATCGCCAGTTTTTGTGAAATGAATTTTGGCGTCAGCTTTCCCCTGTTTGCCAAAATTGACGTCAATGGAGACAATGCCCATCCCCTGTTCAAGCAGCTCAAGCAAGCCGCGCCCGGCCTGCTGGGCTCGCAAGGGGTTAAATGGAACTTCACCAAGTTCCTGGTTGCACCCGGTGGACAACGGGTCAAACGTTTTGCCCCGCTGACCAAACCGGCCAGGCTGGAGCAGGAGGTCGAGGCGATGCTGAGAAGCTGA
- a CDS encoding MarR family winged helix-turn-helix transcriptional regulator: MSAADQLKLDNQLCFALYAGSRAITRLYRPLLEPLGLTYPQYLVLLVLWERRPQAINVKELGEKLSLDSGTLTPLLKRMEQSTLIVRKRSKQDERAREISLTAKGTALRVQASCIPARLMQSAGVSAEQVAEVRGVLRALLAQVEAGE; the protein is encoded by the coding sequence ATGAGCGCTGCGGACCAATTAAAGCTCGATAACCAGCTCTGCTTTGCCCTCTACGCAGGCTCCAGAGCCATCACCCGCCTTTACCGGCCCTTGCTGGAGCCTCTGGGCTTGACCTACCCGCAGTACCTCGTGTTACTGGTGCTGTGGGAAAGGCGCCCCCAGGCGATCAATGTCAAGGAGCTGGGGGAGAAGCTTTCCCTGGACAGTGGCACCCTGACCCCCCTGCTTAAGCGGATGGAGCAGTCGACATTGATTGTTCGCAAGCGCAGCAAACAGGATGAGCGGGCCCGCGAGATATCCTTAACCGCGAAGGGGACCGCTTTGCGGGTTCAGGCGAGCTGCATCCCGGCCAGGTTGATGCAAAGTGCAGGGGTCTCGGCAGAGCAGGTTGCTGAGGTGCGAGGGGTGTTGCGAGCGTTGCTGGCCCAAGTGGAGGCTGGCGAATAA